Proteins from a genomic interval of Trifolium pratense cultivar HEN17-A07 linkage group LG6, ARS_RC_1.1, whole genome shotgun sequence:
- the LOC123889959 gene encoding U5 small nuclear ribonucleoprotein 40 kDa protein, translating into MQGFPGENEHALSVVGPRPMEWSTVPYNAPRAPGPNGKQRTSSLESPIMLLTGHQSAVYTMKFNPTGSVVASGSHDKEIFLWNVHGDCKNFMVLKGHKNAVLDLHWTSDGTQIVSASPDKTLRLWDTETGKQIKKMVEHLSYVNSCCPSRRGPPLVVSGSDDGTAKLWDMRQRGSIQTFPDKYQITAVSFSDASDKIYTGGIDNDVKIWDLRKGEVTMTLQGHQDMITSMQLSPDGSYLLTNGMDGKLCIWDMRPYAPQNRCVKILEGHQHNFEKNLLKCGWSPDGSKVTAGSSDRMVYIWDTTSRRILYKLPGHNGSVNECVFHPNEPIIGSCSSDKQIYLGEI; encoded by the coding sequence ATGCAAGGTTTCCCTGGTGAAAATGAACATGCTCTGTCAGTTGTTGGCCCAAGGCCAATGGAATGGTCTACTGTGCCATACAATGCTCCTCGTGCTCCTGGGCCAAATGGAAAGCAGCGGACCTCAAGTTTGGAATCTCCAATCATGTTGTTGACTGGTCACCAGAGTGCTGTATATACCATGAAGTTCAATCCAACAGGGTCAGTCGTTGCATCTGGATCGCATGACAAAGAAATCTTCCTTTGGAATGTACATGGAGATTGCAAGAACTTTATGGTTCTAAAAGGTCACAAGAATGCAGTTTTAGATCTTCACTGGACTTCAGATGGGACACAGATAGTCTCTGCTAGCCCTGATAAAACACTGAGGTTATGGGATACAGAAACAGGAAAACAAATCAAAAAGATGGTGGAGCATCTCTCATATGTCAACAGTTGCTGTCCTTCCCGAAGGGGGCCACCTCTTGTTGTCAGTGGCTCTGATGATGGAACTGCGAAATTATGGGATATGCGTCAAAGGGGTTCCATCCAAACATTCCCTGATAAATACCAGATTACTGCTGTTAGCTTCTCTGATGCCTCAGATAAGATCTACACTGGTGGtattgataatgatgtcaaGATATGGGATTTGCGTAAAGGCGAGGTTACCATGACACTTCAAGGTCATCAAGATATGATTACAAGCATGCAGTTGAGTCCTGATGGTTCCTACCTTCTTACAAATGGCATGGATGGCAAGCTTTGCATTTGGGATATGCGCCCATATGCTCCACAAAATCGATGTGTGAAGATTCTGGAAGGGCACCAACACAACTTCGAGAAGAATTTGTTGAAATGTGGCTGGTCACCTGATGGAAGCAAGGTCACAGCTGGGAGTTCTGATCGAATGGTTTACATATGGGATACCACTTCCCGAAGAATATTGTATAAGCTTCCTGGGCACAATGGATCTGTTAATGAGTGTGTTTTCCATCCCAATGAACCTATTATTGGATCTTGTAGTAGTGACAAGCAGATTTATCTTGGGGAGATATGA